A single region of the Streptomyces sp. NBC_01262 genome encodes:
- a CDS encoding NAD(P)H-dependent flavin oxidoreductase codes for METSLSKRLGIEHAIFGFTPFPAVAAALSRAGGMGVLGAVRYAQADELARSLDWLDANTDGRPYGLDVVMPAKKIEGVTEADVEAMIPEGHRQYVREVLAKHGVPELGPDDVSGWRITGWMEQVARSQLDVAFEYPIKLLANALGSPPADIVERAHDHGILVAALAGSARHAKHHQDAGIDIVVAQGYEAGGHTGEIGSMVLVPEVVRAVDPLPVLAAGGIGTGEQVAAGLALGAQGVWLGSVWLTTTEAELPSPALMAKLLAAGSGDTVRSRALTGKPARQLRTEWTDAWEDPAGPGPLPMPLQGLLVADAVSRIQRYEIGPLLGTPVGQIVGQMNERRSVQAVFDDLTRGFEQALDRLNTIGGRA; via the coding sequence ATGGAGACGTCGCTGAGCAAGAGGCTGGGCATCGAGCACGCCATCTTCGGCTTCACCCCGTTCCCTGCCGTCGCCGCCGCGCTCAGCCGCGCCGGCGGAATGGGCGTGCTCGGCGCGGTGCGGTACGCGCAGGCGGACGAGCTCGCGCGGAGCCTGGACTGGCTGGACGCGAACACCGACGGGCGGCCGTACGGCCTGGACGTGGTGATGCCGGCGAAGAAGATCGAGGGCGTCACCGAGGCGGACGTCGAGGCGATGATCCCGGAAGGCCACCGTCAGTACGTACGCGAGGTGCTGGCGAAGCACGGCGTGCCGGAGCTGGGGCCGGACGACGTGTCGGGGTGGCGGATCACCGGGTGGATGGAGCAGGTGGCCCGGTCGCAGCTCGACGTGGCGTTCGAGTATCCGATCAAGCTGCTCGCGAACGCGCTCGGTTCGCCGCCCGCCGACATCGTCGAGCGCGCCCATGACCACGGCATCCTGGTCGCGGCCCTGGCCGGCAGCGCGCGGCACGCCAAGCACCACCAGGACGCCGGAATCGACATCGTCGTCGCGCAGGGATACGAGGCGGGCGGTCACACCGGCGAGATCGGCAGCATGGTGCTGGTCCCGGAGGTCGTACGGGCCGTGGACCCGCTGCCGGTGCTGGCCGCCGGAGGCATCGGCACCGGTGAGCAGGTGGCCGCCGGACTGGCGCTCGGCGCGCAGGGCGTGTGGCTCGGCTCGGTATGGCTGACCACGACGGAGGCCGAACTCCCGTCACCGGCGCTGATGGCCAAGCTGCTCGCGGCGGGTTCCGGCGACACCGTCAGGTCCCGCGCGCTCACCGGCAAGCCGGCCCGTCAGCTGCGTACGGAGTGGACCGACGCGTGGGAGGACCCGGCCGGGCCGGGGCCACTGCCGATGCCGTTGCAGGGGCTGCTGGTGGCGGACGCGGTCAGCCGGATCCAGAGGTACGAGATCGGGCCGCTGCTCGGCACACCGGTGGGCCAGATCGTCGGCCAGATGAACGAACGGCGCAGCGTCCAGGCGGTGTTCGACGACCTCACCCGGGGCTTCGAGCAGGCTCTGGACCGCCTCAACACGATCGGGGGCAGGGCATGA